A genomic segment from Selenihalanaerobacter shriftii encodes:
- the arsM gene encoding arsenite methyltransferase produces the protein MANSKDEIREKIMNNYSQVAKGENTGCCSSGCCSGNPRAIANLNQGQTVLDLGCGAGFDVFLAAREVGSKGKVIGVDMTPEMISKARKNAKKNNFTNVDFRLGEIENLPVVDNSVDVVISNCVINLSVYKEAVFNEICRVLKPGGTLAISDILKKGEFPEKIKNNIENYSSCIAGALPPKKFKKTLEKTNLENIKIIKKENSKEIVKDWSSEINTESFIFSAYITAQKSH, from the coding sequence ATGGCTAACTCTAAAGATGAAATTAGAGAAAAGATAATGAATAATTATTCTCAAGTAGCTAAAGGGGAAAATACAGGTTGCTGTAGTAGTGGATGTTGTAGTGGGAATCCTAGAGCTATAGCAAATTTAAATCAAGGGCAGACAGTACTTGATTTAGGTTGTGGAGCTGGTTTTGATGTATTTCTTGCTGCTCGAGAAGTTGGTTCAAAGGGAAAAGTTATTGGGGTGGATATGACTCCAGAAATGATTAGTAAAGCTAGAAAAAATGCTAAGAAGAATAATTTTACAAATGTTGATTTTCGATTAGGAGAAATTGAAAATCTTCCAGTAGTAGATAATTCAGTTGATGTTGTAATTTCTAATTGTGTAATCAATTTATCAGTTTATAAAGAAGCTGTATTTAATGAAATTTGTAGAGTATTGAAACCTGGAGGGACATTAGCCATTTCAGATATATTAAAGAAAGGTGAATTTCCTGAAAAGATAAAAAATAATATAGAGAATTATAGTAGTTGTATTGCTGGTGCTTTACCACCTAAAAAGTTTAAAAAAACATTAGAAAAAACTAATTTAGAAAATATTAAAATTATAAAAAAAGAGAATAGTAAAGAAATTGTTAAAGACTGGTCATCTGAAATTAATACTGAGAGCTTCATTTTTTCTGCTTATATTACAGCTCAAAAGTCACATTAA
- a CDS encoding ArsR/SmtB family transcription factor gives MLQQTNNTWQENFAQLSKALGHPHRIKILQILTDLPADNRCMVSSIVDQLPISQSTVSQHLKILKYSGWIKGRIDGPRVCYCLEEGVFDRYRKLINNIEKETN, from the coding sequence ATGTTACAACAAACTAATAACACTTGGCAAGAAAATTTTGCACAATTATCTAAAGCATTAGGACATCCTCATCGGATTAAAATACTTCAAATTTTAACTGATTTACCTGCTGATAATCGTTGTATGGTAAGTAGTATTGTTGATCAATTACCTATTTCACAATCTACTGTTTCGCAACATTTAAAAATACTTAAGTACTCTGGTTGGATAAAAGGAAGGATAGATGGACCTAGAGTGTGTTATTGTTTAGAAGAAGGAGTTTTTGACCGCTATAGAAAACTAATCAATAATATTGAGAAGGAAACAAATTAA